In Pochonia chlamydosporia 170 chromosome 3, whole genome shotgun sequence, the following are encoded in one genomic region:
- a CDS encoding endoglucanase (similar to Metarhizium acridum CQMa 102 XP_007807652.1) has translation MKFGLLTLASVASAHTLFSTLFINGKNQGDGTCVRMPRGGSGATAPIYPIDGADMACGRDGNKPVEFTCPVPHKATLTVQFRIYSDGSRQGAIAPGHLGPCAVYLKKVDDMYANNSAAGPGWFKIWEDGLDTASGKWCVDRLIASKGLLSVNLPTGLPAGYYLVRPEILALHNAVDGDPQFYVGCAQIYVQQGPDGPLNIPDGQSVSIPGYVSADTPGVKFNIYKKPLPKYTIPGPKVFIPQGKPSSSSTAKQAQGGVPADCILKNANWCAKQVPNFSTEDGCWAAVKNCYNQSKTCWSSAPPTGRANCKTWQDYCKKLESGCDSGQTKGPAEFKGKEIMAEVPGPIPKPWNDVFEGGKGNGSKSTVAVVTTTSTSTPVAKETDKEYSGGRSGGERRHVHRHQRQ, from the exons ATGAAGTTTGGACTCTTGACGCTCGCTTCGGTGGCGAGCGCTCACACCCTCTTTTCAACACTCTTTATAAATGGGAAAAATCAAGGCGATGGGACGTGTGTGCGCATGCCGCGTGGTGGTTCTGGTGCCACTGCACCGATATATCCCATTGATGGGGCTGACATGGCCTGCG GTCGCGATGGCAACAAGCCGGTGGAATTTACTTGTCCTGTGCCACACAAGGCAACTCTGACTGTTCAGTTTCGCATCTACTCTGACGGTAGTCGTCAAGGAGCGATTGCACCTGGACACTTGGGCCCTTGCGCGGTGTACCTGAAGAAGGTTGACGATATGTATGCAAACAACTCTGCTGCTGGGCCGGGGTGGTTTAAGATCTGGGAAGATGGGCTTGACACTGCGTCTGGAAAGTGGTGCGTTGATAGGCTCATTGCAAGCAAGGGTCTTCTTTCGGTGAATTTACCGACAGGGCTTCCGGCAGGGTATTATCTTGTTCGACCTGAAATTCTGGCTCTGCATAATGCCGTTGATGGAGATCCTCAGTTCTATGTTGGTTGTGCGCAGATTTACGTGCAACAAGGGCCAGATGGACCTCTAAACATACCGGACGGGCAAAGCGTTTCGATACCGGGATACGTATCGGCAGATACTCCTGgagtcaagttcaacatATACAAGAAGCCACTTCCAAAGTATACAATTCCAGGACCCAAAGTGTTTATTCCGCAGGGtaagccatcgtcgtcaagTACAGCCaagcaagctcaaggaggGGTTCCGGCAGATTGTATTCTCAAAAACGCAAACTGGTGTGCCAAGCAGGTGCCGAACTTTTCCACAGAAGACGGGTGCTGGGCGGCGGTGAAGAACTGCTATAACCAGAgcaagacatgttggagTAGCGCGCCTCCCACTGGCAGGGCCAACTGCAAGACATGGCAGGACTATTGTAAGAAGTTGGAGAGTGGGTGTGATTCGGGGCAAACTAAGGGTCCAGCAGAGTTCAAGGGAAAGGAGATTATGGCGGAGGTGCCGGGACCGATACCTAAACCTTGGAATGACGTATTTGAGGGTGGGAAGGGCAATGGGTCTAAGTCAACAGTGGCGGTTGTGACGACCACGTCAACCAGTACCCCTGTGGCGAAGGAGACGGACAAGGAGTATTCAGGTGGCCGTTCTGGAGGTGAGCGACGGCATGTTCATCGGCATCAGCGGCAATAG
- a CDS encoding tagatose 1,6-diphosphate aldolase (similar to Exophiala dermatitidis NIH/UT8656 XP_009155075.1), whose amino-acid sequence MPLNKPNKLSQIVDAAASGNYAVAATCCYNIEGIIATVRAAEAQSSPAIIQLFPWAIEYADGLLVHAAAEAARHAKVPIGVHMDHAQSPDMIKRAANLGGFDGIMVDMSHYEKEENMAKTKELVQYCHERGIITEAEPGRIEGGEDGVADTAELEAVLTTPEQAEEFLALGIDWLAPAFGNVHGQYGAKGPRLDYERLKGIREATKGRVQLVLHGANGFDEELFRKCIECGMAKCNINDALNGEFKRVLRERVDKVPLTTLIEEGTLVMQKAIERHMIWMGSAGKA is encoded by the coding sequence ATGCCTTTaaacaagccaaacaaacTATCACAAATCGTAGACGCCGCCGCATCAGGCAACTACGCCGTAGCCGCAACATGCTGCTACAACATCGAAggcatcatcgccaccgTCCGCGCAGCAGAAGCCCAATCCTCCCCcgccatcatccagctcTTCCCCTGGGCCATCGAATACGCCGACGGGCTGCTCGTCCACGCGGCCGCCGAGGCAGCTCGCCATGCAAAGGTCCCCATCGGGGTACACATGGACCACGCGCAGTCCCCGGACATGATCAAGCGGGCAGCTAACCTCGGCGGCTTCGACGGCATCATGGTCGACATGAGCCACTACGAAAAGGAGGAGAACATGGCGAAAACCAAGGAACTTGTGCAGTACTGCCACGAGAGAGGGATAATCACGGAGGCCGAACCGGGAAGGATAGaaggtggtgaggatggcgtGGCGGATACGGCTGAGCTGGAGGCCGTGCTGACGACGCCGGAGCAGGCGGAGGAGTTTTTGGCCCTGGGGATAGATTGGCTTGCGCCGGCGTTTGGGAATGTTCATGGACAGTATGGCGCCAAGGGGCCGCGGTTGGATTATGAGAGGTTGAAGGGGATTCGGGAGGCAACGAAGGGGAGGGTGCAGTTGGTGTTGCATGGGGCGAATGGGTTTGATGAGGAGTTGTTTAGGAAGTGTATTGAGTGCGGGATGGCAAAGTGTAATATTAATGACGCTTTGAATGGCGAGTTTAAGAGGGTGTTGAGGGAGAGGGTAGACAAGGTTCCTCTGACGACGTTGATCGAGGAGGGGACCTTGGTGATGCAGAAGGCTATTGAGAGGCATATGATTTGGATGGGATCAGCGGGGAAGGCGTAA
- a CDS encoding nucleoside-diphosphate-sugar epimerase (similar to Metarhizium acridum CQMa 102 XP_007807647.1) — MRVLITGAAGFIGQLVAKTLLNDDNGSYTVILTDIVEPPIPQGVKFPNNATSVKTDLLTGSNAVVDKDIDAVFVFHGIMSAGAEADFELGMRVNFDATRALLDALRKTCPGVQTIFTSSQAVYGGEFTEPVDESMHPTPQSSYGAEKMMCEYLINEYTRLGFINGLILRLPTISVRPGKPTAAASSFLSGMIREPMQGLPCVIPLKDRGFKHWLCSPKTLVGNLLHALTLPRDALPVYNRVLNAPGMGVSVQDMMDSLARVGGEDKLKLLTEEEDEKLKGILYSWPTTFDNAKALGLGFKRDESFDDIVRDFKRELESS, encoded by the exons ATGCGAGTCCTCATTACCGGTGCCGCTGGCTTCATTGGCCAACTCGTTGCCAAGACTCTCCTCAACGATGACAATGGCTCTTACACAGTTATCCTCACAGATATTGTAGAGCCGCCTATTCCCCAGGGAGTCAAGTTCCCAAACAATGCAACGTCTGTCAAGACGGACTTGCTTACCGGCTCCAACGCCGTGGTGGACAAGGACATTGATGCTGTATTTGTCTTTCACGGCATCATGTCTGCTGGTGCGGAGGCAGATTTTGAACTAG GCATGCGAGTCAACTTTGACGCAACCCGCGCCCTACTAGACGCCCTCCGCAAAACATGTCCCGGAGTGCAAACAATCTTCACTTCCAGCCAGGCCGTCTACGGCGGCGAATTCACCGAACCAGTAGACGAATCCATGCATCCCACGCCCCAGTCCTCCTACGGCgcagagaagatgatgtGCGAATACCTCATCAACGAGTACACGCGCCTGGGCTTCATAAATGGCCTCATCCTCCGCCTGCCCACCATCTCCGTCCGACCCGGCAAGCCCACGGCCGCGGCGTCCAGTTTCCTCTCTGGCATGATTCGCGAGCCGATGCAGGGCCTGCCGTGTGTTATCCCCCTCAAGGACCGCGGCTTCAAGCACTGGCTATGTTCGCCGAAGACACTGGTCGGCAACCTGCTGCATGCGCTGACGCTGCCGCGGGATGCGTTGCCCGTGTATAATCGTGTCTTGAATGCGCCTGGGATGGGCGTCAGCGTGCAGGACATGATGGACTCGTTGGCGAGGGTGGGCGGCGAGGATAAGTTGAAGCTCttgacggaggaggaggatgagaaaTTGAAGGGGATTTTGTATTCGTGGCCGACGACGTTTGATAATGCGAAGGCCTTGGGGTTGGGGTTTAAGCGGGATGAGTCCTTTGATGATATTGTGAGGGACTTTAAGAGGGAGCTTGAATCTTCATAG
- a CDS encoding AAA domain-containing protein: MVKKSIDAKVRPLANPALEKASLLGAARLYVSKESLIALTNGLENGKPCVVEKLDEQQDVTRREASLWILPEKNLSPNVVMMTRSFQEATGFKIGDQVRISLLESMPDVEEVVVRDVSEEVVKEESAKHPASWEFSLSLSMERADLIFPGMVFEGVNINKLRRSFKVISVNSHTNNIAKFRLSSSTVRILSDEEDASAAEAEAFSGGELVVTGVPGLTAQVSTINRFLKGFTRPFWVKDERESCGFAIHGGHGTGKTFILQKVADSRWGRPFWIKPSDKLSTIRETFKQAHALQPSMILIDGLEDLIAKERSNRDAVVDAIGEELDALSAEAKANNSLPQLVVITTCLDYMTDVPAKLQKRSRFRENIALPIPRASERLEILNFFDPPIQPAEKKECLDSVAQKTHAYNGDDLANLVLNAKKILGNRLDEQGVDASTAGEQFLSKEDMEQALRITRPTAMHDINLKPPTIHWQDVGGQESLKKVLTRMIKNTKNTNPSSRHVLRNPPKGLLLYGPPGCSKTLSAQAMATESGFNFFAVKGAELLNMYVGESERAVRTLFERARAASPSIIFFDEIDSIGGQRGPGSNSSGSSRSTGAVNMLTTLLTEMDGFESLTGVLVLAATNRPEAMDPALMRPGRFDQVLYVGPPDQAAREAVFNVHLKGLAVAEDVDVKEVARLADGYSGAEIKAICNEAGLAVLDRFDDDETGTAKLEIGMDDLVAAMERTPRNITSFMINGYESWSRQFRRK, from the exons ATGGTAAAAAAGAGCATCGACGCAAAAGTGCGTCCCCTCGCCAACCCAGCCCTCGAAAAGGCGAGCCTCCTCGGCGCTGCCCGTCTCTACGTCAGCAAGGAATCCCTCATCGCCCTGACCAACGGCCTGGAAAACGGCAAGCCATGCGTCGTTGAGAAACTCGATGAACAGCAGGACGTGACCAGGCGAGAGGCGTCGCTATGGATTCTGCCCGAGAAGAATCTCAGTCCGAATGTggtcatgatgacgaggtcgTTCCAGGAGGCAACGGGGTTCAAGATTGGCGACCAGGTGCGGATATCGTTGCTGGAGAGCATGCcggatgtggaggaggtggttgtGAGGGATGTTAGTGAAGAGGTGGTCAAGGAGGAGAGCGCGAAACACCCGGCCTCGTGGGAGTTTTCGCTCAGTCTGTCCATGG AGCGCGCGGACTTGATATTTCCGGGGATGGTGTTTGAAGGTGTCAACATTAACAAACTGCGAAGGTCATTCAAGGTTATATCGGTAAACTCGcacaccaacaacattgCCAAGTTTAGActatcatcatcaacagtACGCATCCTTtccgacgaggaagacgcatctgctgctgaagcAGAGGCATTCTCAGGCGGCGAACTGGTTGTCACCGGTGTGCCTGGGCTCACCGCGCAAGTCAGCACCATCAACCGATTCCTCAAAGGCTTCACCCGGCCGTTCTGGGTCAAAGATGAGCGCGAATCATGTGGCTTCGCAATCCACGGTGGCCATGGAACAGGCAAGACGTTTATCCTACAAAAGGTCGCAGACTCACGATGGGGCAGACCATTCTGGATCAAACCCTCCGACAAGCTGTCCACCATTCGAGAGACTTTCAAGCAAGCACACGCCCTCCAGCCAAGTATGATTCTCATAGACGGGCTAGAAGACCTCATCGCAAAGGAGAGATCCAACCGCGATGCCGTCGTAGACGCGATCGGCGAAGAACTGGACGCCTTATCCgcagaagccaaagccaacaactcCCTCCCTCAGCTAGTTGTCATCACCACATGTCTAGACTACATGACGGACGTGCCTGCAAAACTTCAAAAACGGTCCCGATTCCGAGAGAATATTGCTCTCCCCATCCCCAGAGCCTCGGAACGTCTTGAGATTCTCAACTTCTTCGATCCCCCCATTCAACccgccgagaagaaggagtGTCTGGACAGCGTGGCGCAAAAGACGCACGCTTACAACGGCGACGACCTGGCCAACCTGGTGCTGAATGCAAAGAAGATTCTGGGCAACCGACTCGACGAGCAAGGTGTCGATGCGTCCACCGCAGGAGAGCAATTCCTCTCCaaggaggacatggagcaggCATTGAGAATCACCCGACCTACCGCCATGCACGACATCAACCTGAAGCCCCCTACAATTCACTGGCAAGACGTAGGCGGCCAAGAAAGCCTCAAGAAAGTCCTCACACGCATGATCAAAAACACAAAG AACACCAACCCTTCCAGCCGCCATGTCCTCCGCAACCCTCCCAAGGGCCTCCTCCTCTACGGCCCGCCCGGCTGCTCCAAAACCCTCTCCGCgcaagccatggccaccgaaTCCggcttcaacttcttcgccGTAAAGGGCGCCGAACTCCTCAACATGTACGTCGGCGAATCCGAGCGCGCCGTCCGCACGCTCTTCGAACGAGCACGCGCCGCCTCCCCAtcaatcatcttcttcgacgAGATCGACTCCATCGGCGGACAGAGGGGACCCGGCTCCAACTCCTCAGGGTCATCCCGCTCCACCGGCGCAGTCAACATGCTCACCACGCTGCTCACCGAGATGGATGGCTTCGAGTCCCTCACGGGCGTGTTAGTCCTCGCTGCTACGAACCGCCCCGAGGCGATGGACCCGGCACTCATGCGGCCCGGCCGCTTCGATCAGGTCCTGTACGTGGGACCGCCGGACCAGGCTGCCCGCGAGGCAGTCTTCAACGTCCATTTGAAGGGGTTGGCTGTGGCAGAGGACGTGGATGTGAAGGAGGTGGCGAGGCTGGCGGACGGGTATTCTGGTGCGGAGATTAAGGCGATTTGTAATGAGGCTGGGTTGGCGGTGCTGGATcggtttgatgatgatgagacggGCACGGCGAAGTTGGAGATAGGGATGGATGATTTGGTGGCGGCGATGGAGAGGACGCCTAGGAATATTACGAGTTTCATGATTAATGGGTATGAGAGTTGGTCGAGACAGTTTAGACGGAAGTAG
- a CDS encoding RAB/GTPase (similar to Metarhizium acridum CQMa 102 XP_007807651.1), which yields MPNNRNYDFLIKLLLIGDSGVGKSCCLLRFSEDSFTPSFITTIGIDFKIRTIELDGKRVKLQIWDTAGQERFRTITTAYYRGAMGILLVYDVTDERSFNNIRTWFQNVEQHATEGVNKILIGNKCDWEDKRVVSTEQGQALADELGIPFLEVSAKSNINIDKAFYSLAADIKKRLIDSSKNDQTTGTGVNVGEKTEASGSKCC from the exons ATGCCCAACAATCGTAACTACGACTTCTTG ATCAAGCTGTTGCTAATAGGCGACTCCGGCGTCGGAAAGTCCTGCTGTTTGCTGCGCTTCAGCGAGGACTCCTTCACCCCGtcattcatcaccaccattggCATTGATTTCAAGATCCGAACAATCGAGCTCGATGGCAAGCGCGTAAAGCTACAGATCTGGGATACCGCTGGCCAAGAGCGATTCCGCACCATCACCACTGCCTACTACCGCGGTGCCATGGGAATTCTGCTGGTCTACGACGTCACCGACGAGCGATCCTTCAACA ATATTCGAACCTGGTTCCAGAACGTCGAGCAACACGCTACCGAAGGCGTAAACAAGATTTTGATCGGTAACAAGTGCGATTGGGAAGATAAGCGAGTTGTATCAACAGAGCAGGGTCAGGCACTGGCCGACGAACTCGGCATTCCGTTCCTTGAAGTCTCGGCGaagagcaacatcaacatcgacaagGCCTTCTACAGCCTGGCCGCCGATATCAAGAAGCGACTCATCGACAGCTCCAAGAACGATCAAACGACCGGTACAGGTGTCAACGTGGGCGAGAAGACCGAGGCAAGCGGCAGCAAGTGTTGCTAG